Proteins encoded within one genomic window of Desulfonatronospira thiodismutans ASO3-1:
- a CDS encoding PAS domain-containing hybrid sensor histidine kinase/response regulator: MYFFSLLLYFMESVMCPAKHFPKEKYSSPSTASLDYQDMLMHAPLGCFQSTPEGKFIFVNHAMASIHGYDSAESMLESVTDIASQIYAEPADRGRITRLLEVHGEVVNHECRIIRRDGYEIWVSLNIRAVTGSDGLISCWHGFVSDITRRKQSQEMQKKHHEKLDSFLRDIPAMICCFNPQGVITYINQQYCDYFGMPQEELLGSIFLDLIPGKDKEISQQNFTSLTTEHPVKTVEHRVQLPDGTIRWHRWIDRAVFDEAGTPEYYQSVGLDITEIKTQQLKLESIFEACKDISFVIAESCPEGDLRITDFSPGAESVHGYQKQEVVGQSVAMLHSREDLEKFPEIYTSIRQGRVWRGSMFMQRKNGQVFPALFTVYPLEIEDRLSALGVAVDISELEEVRRALQKAKEAAEAASQAKSTFLANMSHGIRTPMNIIMGFARIMERDFSLSRQHLRQVQTISRNADNLLRILNDILDMSSIEAGQVRQHAEDFDLHHFFEQLMGMLLSRADSRGLELSFERAGYIPRYVHGDQGMLRQILINLLDNALKFTSRGWVKCSIKNIQARSAADDSPDVFKLEFRVEDTGPGISSDEQENLFEPFYQTVAGTQEGGTGLGLAISLRYSRIMGGDLWYENRQGGGSCFCLHVPLLPACRPCRDVQEVPLRMVSGLAQGSSPVRVLVVDDKQDNRSMLLALLKPLGFQVREAAEGAEALQVFEHWLPHAVLMDMRMPVMDGYETTRRIRLMQGGEKVCIVAVTASVAHEHINDILAQGVDYYLGKPFKPDELLDILKEALGLSYTYSDMP; encoded by the coding sequence GTGTATTTTTTCAGCCTTCTGCTTTACTTCATGGAGTCAGTCATGTGTCCGGCAAAGCACTTCCCGAAAGAGAAATACTCTTCGCCTTCAACCGCTTCCCTGGATTACCAGGACATGCTGATGCATGCCCCTCTGGGCTGTTTTCAGTCCACCCCTGAAGGAAAATTTATCTTTGTCAATCATGCCATGGCATCCATCCATGGTTATGATTCCGCCGAAAGCATGCTGGAGTCTGTAACTGATATTGCTTCCCAGATTTATGCGGAACCGGCGGACCGGGGGCGGATCACGCGTCTGCTGGAAGTGCATGGAGAGGTGGTCAACCATGAGTGCAGAATAATCCGCCGGGATGGATATGAAATATGGGTTTCTTTAAATATCAGGGCGGTAACCGGCAGCGATGGGCTGATTTCCTGCTGGCACGGGTTTGTTTCAGACATAACCCGGCGCAAACAAAGCCAAGAGATGCAGAAAAAGCATCATGAAAAGCTTGATTCCTTTCTCAGGGATATCCCGGCCATGATCTGCTGCTTCAACCCGCAAGGGGTCATCACCTATATCAACCAGCAGTACTGCGACTACTTCGGCATGCCCCAGGAAGAGCTTCTGGGGTCGATTTTTCTGGACCTGATACCCGGGAAGGACAAAGAAATTTCCCAACAGAACTTTACCTCTCTGACCACGGAACATCCAGTCAAAACTGTAGAGCACAGGGTGCAACTGCCTGACGGGACCATCCGCTGGCACAGGTGGATTGACAGGGCCGTCTTTGATGAGGCCGGGACTCCTGAATATTATCAGTCTGTAGGGCTGGATATAACTGAAATCAAGACCCAGCAGTTGAAACTGGAGTCGATCTTTGAGGCCTGCAAAGATATTTCTTTTGTAATCGCAGAATCCTGTCCCGAAGGGGATCTGCGCATTACGGACTTCAGCCCGGGCGCAGAAAGTGTTCATGGTTATCAAAAGCAGGAGGTCGTGGGTCAATCAGTGGCCATGCTGCACTCCAGGGAGGATCTGGAAAAGTTTCCGGAGATATATACCAGCATCAGGCAGGGCAGGGTGTGGAGAGGCAGCATGTTTATGCAGCGCAAAAACGGGCAGGTATTTCCAGCGCTGTTTACTGTCTACCCCCTGGAAATAGAGGACAGGCTGTCCGCTCTCGGGGTTGCTGTGGATATATCCGAACTGGAAGAGGTAAGAAGGGCCCTGCAGAAGGCCAAGGAGGCTGCGGAGGCGGCCAGTCAGGCCAAAAGCACCTTTCTGGCCAACATGAGCCACGGAATCCGTACTCCCATGAATATCATCATGGGCTTTGCCCGGATCATGGAAAGGGATTTCAGTCTTTCCAGGCAGCATTTGCGCCAGGTGCAGACAATTTCCCGCAATGCGGACAACCTGTTGCGGATCCTGAACGATATCCTGGACATGTCCAGTATCGAGGCCGGGCAGGTGCGGCAGCATGCAGAGGATTTTGACCTGCATCACTTTTTTGAACAGCTCATGGGCATGCTTCTTTCCCGGGCGGACTCCAGGGGTCTTGAACTTTCTTTTGAACGTGCCGGTTACATCCCCCGGTATGTTCACGGGGACCAGGGCATGCTGCGCCAGATACTCATAAACCTCCTGGACAATGCTTTAAAATTTACTTCCAGGGGCTGGGTAAAGTGCAGTATCAAAAACATACAGGCCCGAAGCGCTGCAGATGACAGTCCGGATGTTTTCAAACTGGAATTCCGGGTGGAAGATACCGGCCCGGGCATATCTTCAGATGAACAGGAAAATCTCTTTGAACCATTTTACCAGACCGTTGCCGGAACCCAGGAAGGCGGTACCGGACTGGGGCTGGCCATCAGCCTCAGGTATTCCCGGATTATGGGCGGGGATCTCTGGTATGAAAACCGTCAAGGCGGGGGCAGTTGTTTCTGCCTGCACGTACCGCTGCTGCCCGCTTGCAGGCCATGCCGGGATGTCCAGGAGGTGCCGCTGCGCATGGTTTCCGGACTGGCCCAGGGCAGCTCTCCTGTGCGTGTGCTGGTGGTTGATGACAAGCAGGACAACAGGTCCATGCTGCTGGCCCTGTTGAAGCCCCTGGGTTTCCAGGTCCGGGAGGCGGCAGAGGGTGCAGAGGCTCTGCAGGTGTTTGAGCACTGGCTGCCTCATGCGGTCTTAATGGATATGCGCATGCCAGTTATGGACGGCTACGAAACCACCAGGCGCATCCGCCTGATGCAGGGCGGGGAGAAGGTGTGCATTGTAGCGGTTACAGCCAGTGTAGCGCATGAACATATAAATGATATCCTGGCCCAGGGTGTGGATTATTACCTGGGCAAACCTTTCAAGCCGGATGAGCTCCTGGATATCCTTAAAGAAGCCCTGGGGTTGAGCTATACTTATTCCGATATGCCTTAG
- a CDS encoding DUF433 domain-containing protein, translating to MNERITIDANICHGKPVIKGTRVLVANILGALGSGDSIEEM from the coding sequence ATGAATGAAAGAATAACTATTGATGCTAACATCTGCCATGGGAAGCCTGTAATAAAAGGTACAAGAGTTTTAGTTGCTAACATTTTAGGTGCATTAGGGTCTGGAGATAGTATAGAAGAAATGTAA